One Desulfuromonadales bacterium DNA segment encodes these proteins:
- a CDS encoding AAA family ATPase gives MARKIFIAATGQNSGKTTTSLSLMHLARKKYGRVGFIKP, from the coding sequence ATGGCCCGCAAGATATTCATCGCCGCCACCGGCCAGAACAGCGGCAAGACCACCACCAGCCTGTCGCTCATGCACCTGGCGCGCAAGAAATACGGCCGGGTCGGCTTCATCAAGCCG